AAGAATACTGGGTTCATAGTTCAGCATGGATAGAATGACTGCCTGCGGAGCAGCTGGTCGAGGGTTCAAATCCCTCTGGACCCGATACAAAAAATCATCCAACCCACAGTTGGAGGCTTTAGCAAGAAGATGTAACGGCGTACATGTAGTCAAAGGCTGAAGAAATATACCTGATATATGTAGCTGCTATGCGAAGATTCAAATCTCATAGATGCGGAGACAATTGTCAGTGGCTATAAATAAGACAATGTGGCCGATTATTGTAAACACAATTGATTATTTATCCAATCTCTGACTAACATTGGTATCAAATATACACATACGAATCCCTTAAATTATGGGATCTTAAATGCAAATATCCCAAGCTGTAAATTCGTTTAGGTCTAGACAATGTAGAATCGAATGAAAATTCAATAGAATTTAGAAATAAAAACCTTCAAAGTTCGGAGCAAAAGTCTATCACATTTCAAATATTCACTTACATTAGAATTCCAGGACTAACTCTGATTATTGAAAGAGTCAATTTGGTCTTTGCTATTGCTTGTTCTTGTTATACATTAATCACTTATATTACTGTCAAATAATGCTAGCATGGATGCAGAACAGCCATTCCACCCCATCTGCAAAACTAGGTAAAACTAAGTTGTTTGGACTCATTTTAGGTCCAGTTTTGTTCTTAATCTTCCTTGTTAGTCCTGCCCCAGAAGGCTTACCAGAGCAAGGTAAACTGGTGGCGGGTATAACACTTTGGCTTGTAGTGTGGTGGGTCACTGAAGCTGTTAGTATTTATGCAACTGCTCTATTACCTCTGGCTCTGTTCCCTATAACTGGAGTTTTATCACTTAGGGTGGTTGGGGCAGAATACATGAGTCCGATAATTATTCTTCTATTGGGGATGTGTTTGGTCGTTCTTGCAGTTGAAAAATCTGGTTTACAACGAAAAATTGCGTTTGGGATCATCAGCATTTTCGGTTATTCACCCAAGAGGATAATCCTTGGCTTTATGATCTGTACGGCTTTAATTTCCACGGTTATTATGAGTACGACGGTTGCTATTCTGATCATTCCAATGGTTTTTTCCATTTTGTCCTTGCTTTCTGATAATGGTATTAAAGTGAGTACAAAGTTTAAAGTCATGCTTTTACTAGGTGTTGCATTTTCCTCTTCAATTGGAAGTATTACAACACTCATTGCATCTCCTCCTAATCTTATGTATGCAGAAATAGTACATGAGTTATTTGACAAGACGATTACTTTCGGCGCCTGGTCTTCAGTAGCTGCACCACTGGCATTTACGATGTTGATGATATCCATAATATACTTCACAAGTCAAGTTAGAAAGGAGCAAATGGATGAAATGCTCATCAAAAAGATAATTGTCGCTGAAAAAGAAAAGTTAGGAAAAATTACAGGAGAGCAAAAGGCATCTTTAATCATTTTAATCTTCGTTTTGGTCTTGATGTTCGCAGCTCCTTATTGGGCTGGTGATGATTCATATATTGAAACTGCAGTAATTGCAATTCTTGGCGGTGTATCGCTTTTTGTGATACCAAAAAATAGAACCGAAAAGTTTCTAAACTGGTCGGATGTACAAAAAGTCCCGCTAGGCGTTTTGTTTATCCTTGGTGCAGGAATTTCCCTGTCATTGGCGTTTACAACATCAGGCCTTGCTGATTATCTGGGGACCAAATTATCGGTATTAAGTATTCTACCCTTCCCAGTAATAGTAATAATTATTGTTTCTATTACAATGATTATTGGTAATACCATGTCAAATACTGCAACGGCAGCTATATTCATACCCGTTGTTGCTAGCATGGCTTCAATCAATCACTGGCCTCCATTACCTTTTCTTGCTGCGATTACGCTATCTAGTTCCCTTGCGTTCCTCCTGCCAATGGGGACTCCTCCAAATGCACTAGTTTATGAAAAAGGCAAAATACAGATCAACGAGATGATTAAAAATGGAATTGTACTCACCGTTTTTGCAATTATCATGATATCGGTGTTTACAATCTTCCTATACCCTTTGCTTTTGCCAGATATATCCTGATAAAATTAACTTTCTTATCGATAATGATAAAGTGATTTGGTATTTGAAAAGTCGCCATGGGAGTTTCATATATCATAGTTCAAAAAATTGATTTTTACATCACCCTCCTAAAAAATCTCAAGGATATTTTTTTATCAACTATGAATTCGCCTTTTGCGTTTACATATACATCATTATTATTTAATGGAAATCTCTTTACGCGTCATCGGATTTACATTTGAGGTCACCGTTGAATCAATAAAACTAGGGCCTTCTTGTTACCGTAATTTGGAGTCTAATGATTTTTGAATTGTAAATTGTCTTTTCGACCGGTTTGCTCCACCGATAGAAATATTCAAGTGTTTCGATACTTTAGAATTTCAATATCATATGGAATAACAATTAACTTATTTGACAGACAGTGTGTTTATCTTGTTAATATCTCTTAATCTTATACATTGTCCCAAATATAACATTGAGACATTAGAAGAAAATTGAGATTCAGTATAGAAAAAAGGAAAATAAATAAGAGTTCGAATGGGGGAAACAGCAATTACGTTAACACTTGGTTAAGTTGAATAGGCAACTCTTACCTCAAAGTTTTTTAGTACAAATTACATTTCATTAAAATATTTTGAAAAAAAAGAAATTTATTTTTACAAAAAGGTTGAAGAGGTTGGACTATGACAATTCAGATTGCTCGCGCACAATAGTTTGCTATATCTTAATCTTCTTAAATAATGAAAAATAGAGTGTTAATAGCCCCTAGTTAAGCAAGTAGGTTATCTGCACTGTGACAGAAACCTCTTGCTGTCCTGGGAGAATTGGGGTTGAGGTCACAACAGATGCAAACGATTTCTGCATAATCTGATCGTTAAAAGGCACGGGGTTGAAGCCATCCGTGTTAACTGATATTGATTTGATACCGACGATTGCAGACCCTATTGCCGAAGCGGCTACCTCTGCATTTTGTCTGGCGTTAATAATAGCTTGCTCTATGAGCGCATTTGTAACACTTTCCAATGACTTGTCAGAAATTCTAAAATCCACTCCATTGATGGTATTGGCTCCTGCATTAACTGCAGAATCAATCCAGGATGAAATATTATCAAAGTTAGGACTTTGAATCGTCAATATGTTAGACACTGTGAACCCTGTTTGTACACTAATTCCTGATTCTGTAAAATTGAAATTAGGTTGAATTGTATACTGAGATGTACTGATCTCATTTTCTTTGACGCCATTATTTCTTAAACTAGTGATTATTTCGTTTGCTATTTTCGAATTTGAAGTTACTGCATCAGTTACAGATTGATTTGTAGATTGTACCCCAATCGAGATAGTTACCAAATCAGTTTTCACTTTGTCCGTTGCAGAACCCGATACAAATAAAGTATTATTGAGAGAAGCTAATTGAGTTTTATTGTCTTGGTCGGAAAGCGTGGCTTGGGCAAATACGCCTATAGGTTCCATGCTTATAACGTTGAGAGCTATAAATCCCAATCCCAATCCCAAAAATAATAGGATGTTAAGATTATTGACATTTCGTTTCAAATTTTTTTCAAAATTGTTTGACATCGATTTATTAAAACCTCATCCGATATATAAGAAGACCCCATGTGGGAAATTAGACGATGGTATATTTTTTGCTGAATAGTTCAGTGAATGAATTGTAGATAGTATAGAATCTAATTCTTATTTTCTATTGGAGGGAACGTAAACTATAGATATACCAGGCAATGCTCACAAACTTTGTAATAGGGGTATACAATAAGTTTTTCCCAGGTTTAATATGAAAGCGATTAATTCTTGTATTACTATCACAAGGAAAGATATAATCAAAGCGTTAAGTCAAGTCCCATTCTTGATGTAATTTAATGTATTCTCAATTATGATTTTCATAATATGGGAATGTAAATAGTGTTTTAGATTTAGGAACCTGTACTGTTGGGTTTCGCAATACCCACTATAATTGATACGGCGTGTCTCTTGTGTCCTTCGAGTAGCATACTACGAACCCTTGTTATAAACTTGATTATTTTCTTGGGTATGGTTGGTGTAGGAATCCATTTGCTCATATGGCTAAATTGTAACTAATGTCATTGGTAATGCAAGCCAACTTCGAGTTGGGTCGGTCACATTGATTTCGAAATCCGTTTTCTCTTGGAGCTAAGATCCTTTTTGTACGATATTTCTGATTCCATCTCAAAATTCCGATATGACTTATCTTGATGATGTGTAAGTAATATAGTGTTTTGATTGCATACCGAAAGCATAACTCAGGTATTGCTTGTACAGACCTTTTCCACTTTATTATGAAGCGTTCAGTTTCTTCTGAATACCGTCCAAGGATGGAGGATGTTTAAGCCGTAGGTATATCGTTAAGTTATTAGACCTACTAAACACATCAAATTAATTTATTTGTTTTTGAAAAATTATATTCGTCTTAGCCATAGCATGGACAATCCTTTTAGATCATCTGTTTACCACATTCTTGTTATTAGTAAAGGAGATCTGAAATATTGCCATTATCCTTTAGCAAATCAAAACTATCATTATTCGTCAAGTCATTTGATCCTAAATTATCTGGAGTCAAGTCGTCAAATAGGTTGTTTATCTCATTAGAGGTAATCATGTAATATACTTTTGAGTCGTTTATATTCACATCTAGAGCTACTCCAAGATACATTATGAACACATAAGAAATGCATATAGACTTTATCAATTTTGTCGTGATCAACTGGAGTTTAAATTATGTATGTCATAAGATAAAAAGTTAACCTTGCGTTTTTGCGTAATCATCAATATGTTTGTCCATAAAAGCCATTAGTACTGCAATAACATACAAGACCAAAAACTAGGTTATTTATACACCCAAAGCAAATGACGATTTAATGAAAATATTGAAATCTAACATAAGTTGAATAGTTCTAATGTACTTTATGAGTATGAACACAAACCGAACAAACCTAGTCTCAATAGCAGTAATATTTGCATTACCATAACCAAACAATTAATTTTCTGAGTATGATCTACGATGTTTTATTCTAAATTTAATGGATACAAGAAACCAATTAACGGTAATTTTGGTTTGAACGTGTACTCTCCCAGAATTAGATCTCATTCATGCATTTTAGTATTATTTTTAAACTTCTGGATGGATGGAAGATAGATGTGGTAATTTCATTTTAATGTATACCTAATAGAGGGGTCAATAATATCTCAGGGATAGCACCAATCCTTAATTTTTAAAGCAGTATCTGCCTAGCCGGATTTAGAATGTCCTAATTTCTTTTTCTTCATTAGAGTGCGGCTTCTTCTAGACTTAAACCCTTAAACCTCTGTGGCCATTAACGAATGGGTAGTTATTCACACCCAGGAAAACTTGCTATGGGATATTCAGTGCCTTTGGACCGGATGCCGTTTCATTAAGCGCACACCCGCAGTATAACCACATCTTCAGTTTATACTAGTGTCAGATACTTTTGAAAGTACAATTATTATGTGTATTAGAGTTCTAAAGTATTAGCATTCTTATGGTTTTAAAACCGAGTTAGTCTAAAGACATTTTGTTTAATCTGTCCCTCAATTCTCTAAGTAATACTTTATCTAACGTCATTTCTTGAACGTTGACTATTTTTCTATCTTTCTTGATCTTTGTGCCTATAAGAAATTGTTCTTTGTATATGTCCCTCCTGTGTATCTTGTACAAATCATTAATGTACAATTCTTCAGGATATGATTTCATATTGTCTTCTTCTGCCATCTATTTCATTACCAAATAAGATACGTATAATCCCAGTTAATATGCTTGCAATTTTAAGGTCTTTACCCCAGTAATTTCTAGCTCAAAACCCTGAACATACATTTTCATGTGCAGTTACAATATGCCAATTTCAATACTATCATATCTGATATTTCTAGCTCATTTCCAAATATGGTTTACTGAGTGGCCCTTTTTTTGGATGCTGGATATAGAGATTGTTGAGGTTAGGTTCTGCAATTTGCCTTCAATCTTCTTTATCACAGCATAGCATTTTCTCTGTAATAAAAATCAAGATTCGCAAGTGCACAGCATATAGTCACGTTTTTAAATAAAAACCTAATTATTTTGTACATCTCACCTTCTCTAAGATACCTGAATAAACCAGATACTACAAACCTGGACTTGTATGAGACTTTCTCAAATCAATTTATAGAAACTGGGGTTTAAGTGCTTATACTATGAAACTAATTTTCGGATTTAGATTGATGGCATATAGCCTATAATCGGCAGTAGATTCTTTTACGGCAAGCATTACGGTATTGCCCCCTTATATTTCATAAAAGGTTTAATTATACTATTTTTATCTATATCTTAGATGACTTCTGGTAAATACTTCAATAAAGGTGTTAAAGCATTAGATGAACCAAATCTAGGGTATGTAGTCAGAGAAACTCCTGATAAAATAGTGGTTTTTGGAGAAAAAAATGAAAGGTACGATATTCCGATAAAGGAAATTGAACAAGTAGGCGCCAATGTTTTGATTGGATTAAATTCTGCAGACTTGGATAAATATGCAGTTCCGAGAGATGCCCCTCTTCCGGCAGGTAGACAGGATCCTTGGGCAGAGCCAGATAAGGTGGTGGATTTAGCAGCATATGAGGGGAAATATCCAAACACTTTATTTAATAAAGGAGTTCGAGCGAAGAATGAAGACCATGTAGGTCATGTACTAAAGGAGACCAATGATAAAATAGTGGTTTTTGGAGAAAATAATAAAAGATTTGATATTCCCAAATCTGAGATTTATCAGGTAGGTATGAATGTAATAATAAAAATTGACTTTCCTGAGATATTCAAATATGAAGTGCCAAAGGAAGCACCGTTACCCACTGGGGAACCTATAGAAACTGTTGATACGGATGCATTCCCCGAAGATTACCATGGTCCTAAATAACTTACTGTATTAAACCACCTATTTTCATTTTTCATGTTTGTGACCTAAATAATATTTGAGAATTTTGGCGATAATGGCTGTTGAATAATAAACGCTTGAATTGTCCTTAGGTTAACAGTAGCTAAATACAATACAAATGGGAACTTGAATAATCAGGACCTATCAGTACTGGATAACCAATCTAATTCGCTATTTTAACGTCATAACAAGAGATCTCATAATTCAACTAATCAATTATATCGATTACAAATATGATACGAGTAGGATTCAGAACTTAAAGATGCCAAAATCACATCGCAAAAATGGTAGAGTGAAAATAACAAGCCAATATCATTTACCAGAGAAAAATCTAGATTTTTAGAATCAATCAGAGAGCTGAAAATCAAGTCAATTACAGGATTATACTCGCAAAAGAAAAAACAGCGTCGAATATGAATAAATTTGAGCAGATTATTAAATTAACAAATGATTAAGGGTAAAGTCATATTAATTACGGGGGCAAGCAGCGGGATCGGATATACAACGGCCTTAACTTTGTCTAAAGCAGGAGCAACTATTATTGCAGGCGCACGCAGGATTGATAAACTAGAGAGTTTGAAAAAGGCAATTAGAGATCAAAATGGGGAGATCTTGATAAACCAACTAGACGTAACAAAGAGGCAAGATTGCACCAACCTTGCAAATTCGGCTGTTGACAAATATGGAAAGATTGATGTTTTAATAAATAACGCGGGTCTTATGCCGCTGAGTTTTGTAAAGAACTTAAAAATAGACGAGTGGGACAGAATGGTGGATGTAAACATAAAAGGTGTACTATATAGTACAGCAGCTGTTATTCCTCACATGCTATCAAATAAGTCTGGTCATATTGTGAATATTTCTTCAATAGCAGGTAGATTGGTGTTTCCGGCAGGTAGTGTTTACTGCGCTACAAAGCATGCCGTTACTGCATTTAGCGAGGGATTGAGACAGGAATTAAGTCAACGATCTAACATTCGTGTTACTTGCATAGAACCAGGTGTAGTTGCAACAGAGCTTAACAATACCATTACTGATAGTTCACTACAAGGTTTTCTGGAATCGGTTAAAAAAATGGAACCGCTGCAAGCTCAAGACATAGCAAATGCTATTCTATTTGCAATAGATTCGCCAAATCATATGAATGTAAATGAAATTATGATAAGACCTGTACAACAGGAAAGGTAGCCACTACACTTTATTGAATCCTCAATGAAATCTGCAAGGTTAGAACCTGAGTACCATCATTATTCATTTAATGATGATATATATGAAACAAAACCTCGATACTGTACTGCTATTTTTCATAGATTGACTAGGGAACTCTTGTTAATAATTGTAGATCCTGATCCCATAATTTGATAAACCTCTTTTGCCTCAGAAAATTAGGATGAGAACTGAGCCAGGTTTATTTTTTTGGTCATTGAATTTTCATTCTTATTAGTCTGTTTCTTTGGGCTTGGTGAATACGTGTCTTTTGGGGAAATAGAATCCTCCTGGATTAATTATACGTCACAGAGTGACCGTGGATTTACATTCAGTTTTCCATCAAGTTGGACAGTTGTTAAAAGTACACACGAAGATAACGGTGTCATTGCGTTGTCCCTTCCAAATAACTATGATCTATTTGGCGAAAAGATGACATTTGGATTGGAGAAACTACAATCCAAATGTCACATGATGATTATTCTAACCAAGCAATAATAATCTATCAAGGACATTGCAAGAATTTCACCTAATAGATTCAAACCCTTATGTAATATCAGATACATTATGGGAGAGAATTTTGTTTACTCATGAAACTGATAATAGAGTAGTTAAAGTATTGCAGGTTTGGACCTTCAAAGATGATTATATTTATGTTAATTCGTTTGGTACCACACCAGATAGTTACTTTGGTTACATTCCAACAATATATGAGATAATTTCTGGTGTCAAGATTTATACAAAAAATATAACAGATATTCCTTCGGGTAACATTAAAGAATCTATTTATCGGTCTCAATAAGGGTTTATCTTAAAATATCCTAGTAGTTGGAATAAGGTTTTGGGTCTAAATAGGTATCTTTTATATCAAATCAAGATAATCCTCTAGATCATTATTTGGAAAGAATCGATATTTATCATTATGAAAGAGGCGACAACTTATCTTTTACAAAATATGATGAAAACGATTTCATAAAGTAGATTTAGTTGATGAAATTAACTACCTGGCAAATAACTTACAGAACCTTGAATGGAGTTCAGTGAATGACATGAATTCCTCCAAGATTTTCGGAAAGGACCTCATATACACTTACTATTCAAATTTGGGCCCTACCAAATCAAAAGAAATAATGATTAGAAATAACACAGACCTGTTTAAGATTATTTTTACCACTCAAACAGACGAATTCCATAAATTCCTTCCTAATATCAATAAAATAATAGATAGTTTCCAAATCGGTACAACCAAATTGGATTAAATTGTAGAATTTCTAGGATCCAATTGTAATACATTTATATATTTACTTTTGGAATGAAATTCGAAAGAGACTTCAAGAAATGGGATGTAAAGATGAACGAAAATATAATATGTAGAAAAACTCAGGATGACCTGATAAAGAAACTTAACAATCCTCCCTTATTCTCAATTATTATCCCAACTTATAATGAATCACAAAATATAGTTAATTTAGTAAATTCCATCTATACCTGCGTAAAAGCCCAAGGGTGCTATGAGATAGTCATAATTGATGATAATTCTCCAGATTGCACTGTTGATAAGATAATTGAAGCTTTTGATGAAAAAAAAGGATTCAATTTATACAAGATACGTGATACAGTAGGTATTCAGTCGCATAAGCATTTTTTTATTTATCCCCTTCATGATGAGAGCTTTTTTATAAAGATAGTAAAGAGAAAAGAGCGGTCAGGTTTGATATCAGCCATATATGAGGGATTTAAATCTTCAATTAGTGACTATCTTATAGTAATGGATGCTGACTTTTCACATACACCAATACATATCAATAGTTTGATCGAGGAGATCAGAAATTCTAGGTGTGATCTAGTAATTGCATCACGGTACTTGAAGGGTGGTAGAATAGTAGGATGGACTTCAAAGCGGATTTTTTATAGCAAATTTGCCACAAATTTATCAAGACTCTTATTCAGATTGTCTAATGTATCAGATCCAATGTCCGGTTTTTTTGTAACAAAAAGAGATGTCGTAAGGAAAATGGAATTTAACACTTCTGGATTTAAGATTCTTCTAGAGATATTAGTAAAGTCAAAATCTATAAAGATTAAGGAAATTCCCTACACTTTTACTGATAGAGCAAATGGCTCAAGTAAACTTAATTCAAAAGTAACTATTGACTTTTTCAAAAGCTTGTATATCTTGCACAAACATCATTGAGTAGAAGGAACTCATAATGTTTAGGTAGGCATCATTAAGAGGACAAATTCCTTGACAACTTACTCTAGAATTCTCTCGTTCTTACCGAGTGCAACTGAAATTATTTTTGAATTAGGACTTGATGATATCTTAAAAGGTGTTACTCACGAATGTAATTATCCTAAAAGAGCTCTACAAATACCAAAGATAATTGAACCATCAATAGATTTTGAACAACTGGATAGTTCAGATATAGATAAGAAAGTAATGGAAATGTCATTCAAAAAAGAGCCATTATTCAAGATCGATGTAGATAAAATAAGGGAAATAAAACCAGATCTGATAATTAGTCAGAATATGTGCTCAGTGTGCGCACCTTTTGATAAGGAAATACAGAGAACTGTTGAGATCTTGGGATATGAACCTCGTAATTTAGTACTGAATCCTTCGAGCCTTTCTGAAATATTTCAAAGTATAATAGTTTTGGGTAAAGAATTAGACAGAGAACAAGAGGCTCTTAAGGTTACCTCTCAGCTTGAGGAAAGAATTAACAAAATAAAGTCGATTTTACATGATCCAGTCAAGAAACACCTTTTTGATAGTCGACCCAAGGTCTTGTGCTTAGATTGGCTGAACCCGTTTTATGTTGCCGGGCATTGGGTACCTGAAATGCTAGATATAGTTGGAGCAAAGGGTTTAAATGGACAGGGCGGTTTGGATTCCCACCAAATTAACTCAACGAAAATAGCACAGTTGGATCCAAACAAGGTGATTTTAATGCCATGCGGGTTTGATATTACTAGGACCCAGAAAGAATATCAAAAGATAAAAGATTCAAAGTGGGATTCATTAAGAGCAAATAGAGAAAAGGAAATCTATATCGTAAATTCTAGTGCATTTTTCAGTAAACCTAGTCCTAGAATCGTAATTGGAATAGAAATATTAAGCAAGATTGTTCATC
This Candidatus Nitrosocosmicus oleophilus DNA region includes the following protein-coding sequences:
- a CDS encoding SDR family oxidoreductase, with protein sequence MIKGKVILITGASSGIGYTTALTLSKAGATIIAGARRIDKLESLKKAIRDQNGEILINQLDVTKRQDCTNLANSAVDKYGKIDVLINNAGLMPLSFVKNLKIDEWDRMVDVNIKGVLYSTAAVIPHMLSNKSGHIVNISSIAGRLVFPAGSVYCATKHAVTAFSEGLRQELSQRSNIRVTCIEPGVVATELNNTITDSSLQGFLESVKKMEPLQAQDIANAILFAIDSPNHMNVNEIMIRPVQQER
- a CDS encoding SIMPL domain-containing protein translates to MSNNFEKNLKRNVNNLNILLFLGLGLGFIALNVISMEPIGVFAQATLSDQDNKTQLASLNNTLFVSGSATDKVKTDLVTISIGVQSTNQSVTDAVTSNSKIANEIITSLRNNGVKENEISTSQYTIQPNFNFTESGISVQTGFTVSNILTIQSPNFDNISSWIDSAVNAGANTINGVDFRISDKSLESVTNALIEQAIINARQNAEVAASAIGSAIVGIKSISVNTDGFNPVPFNDQIMQKSFASVVTSTPILPGQQEVSVTVQITYLLN
- a CDS encoding polyprenol monophosphomannose synthase — translated: MNENIICRKTQDDLIKKLNNPPLFSIIIPTYNESQNIVNLVNSIYTCVKAQGCYEIVIIDDNSPDCTVDKIIEAFDEKKGFNLYKIRDTVGIQSHKHFFIYPLHDESFFIKIVKRKERSGLISAIYEGFKSSISDYLIVMDADFSHTPIHINSLIEEIRNSRCDLVIASRYLKGGRIVGWTSKRIFYSKFATNLSRLLFRLSNVSDPMSGFFVTKRDVVRKMEFNTSGFKILLEILVKSKSIKIKEIPYTFTDRANGSSKLNSKVTIDFFKSLYILHKHH
- a CDS encoding SLC13 family permease, whose translation is MQNSHSTPSAKLGKTKLFGLILGPVLFLIFLVSPAPEGLPEQGKLVAGITLWLVVWWVTEAVSIYATALLPLALFPITGVLSLRVVGAEYMSPIIILLLGMCLVVLAVEKSGLQRKIAFGIISIFGYSPKRIILGFMICTALISTVIMSTTVAILIIPMVFSILSLLSDNGIKVSTKFKVMLLLGVAFSSSIGSITTLIASPPNLMYAEIVHELFDKTITFGAWSSVAAPLAFTMLMISIIYFTSQVRKEQMDEMLIKKIIVAEKEKLGKITGEQKASLIILIFVLVLMFAAPYWAGDDSYIETAVIAILGGVSLFVIPKNRTEKFLNWSDVQKVPLGVLFILGAGISLSLAFTTSGLADYLGTKLSVLSILPFPVIVIIIVSITMIIGNTMSNTATAAIFIPVVASMASINHWPPLPFLAAITLSSSLAFLLPMGTPPNALVYEKGKIQINEMIKNGIVLTVFAIIMISVFTIFLYPLLLPDIS
- a CDS encoding ABC transporter substrate-binding protein; the protein is MTTYSRILSFLPSATEIIFELGLDDILKGVTHECNYPKRALQIPKIIEPSIDFEQLDSSDIDKKVMEMSFKKEPLFKIDVDKIREIKPDLIISQNMCSVCAPFDKEIQRTVEILGYEPRNLVLNPSSLSEIFQSIIVLGKELDREQEALKVTSQLEERINKIKSILHDPVKKHLFDSRPKVLCLDWLNPFYVAGHWVPEMLDIVGAKGLNGQGGLDSHQINSTKIAQLDPNKVILMPCGFDITRTQKEYQKIKDSKWDSLRANREKEIYIVNSSAFFSKPSPRIVIGIEILSKIVHPEAFEDIRIPNSGFIKI